A genomic segment from Methanofollis fontis encodes:
- a CDS encoding 6-hydroxymethylpterin diphosphokinase MptE-like protein, whose product MRFEDWEPFYTEILDYFSFDRAGDEEAARILDTLLDRDDCAALAALCAGRTVTVCGNAPTLPAEIGRIEGTVFAADAAADLLYARGIRPDAVFTDLDGATDAFEEMNREGTVLVVHAHGDNIPLLRLRVPRYAGPIVGTTQARPFGRIHNFGGFSDGDRAAFAAHALGASRVVLVGFDLDDPDVDPVKRGKLRWARRLLALLGHEI is encoded by the coding sequence ATGAGGTTTGAGGACTGGGAACCCTTTTATACCGAGATCCTGGATTATTTCTCGTTTGATCGCGCCGGCGACGAGGAGGCCGCCCGCATCCTGGACACCCTCCTCGACCGGGACGACTGCGCCGCCCTCGCCGCCCTCTGCGCCGGGCGGACCGTGACGGTCTGCGGGAACGCCCCCACGCTGCCCGCAGAGATCGGACGGATCGAGGGCACGGTCTTTGCCGCCGATGCCGCCGCCGACCTGCTGTATGCCAGAGGCATCAGGCCGGACGCTGTGTTCACCGATCTCGACGGGGCGACCGACGCCTTCGAGGAGATGAACCGTGAGGGCACGGTGCTGGTCGTCCACGCCCACGGCGACAACATCCCCCTCCTCCGCCTGCGGGTGCCCCGGTATGCCGGTCCGATCGTCGGCACCACTCAGGCCCGCCCCTTCGGCCGGATCCATAACTTCGGCGGTTTCTCAGACGGTGACCGCGCCGCCTTCGCCGCCCATGCCCTCGGTGCGTCGCGGGTGGTCCTGGTCGGCTTCGACCTCGACGACCCGGACGTCGATCCGGTGAAGCGGGGCAAACTCCGGTGGGCCCGCCGCCTTCTCGCTCTCCTTGGCCATGAGATCTGA
- a CDS encoding CBS domain-containing protein, with the protein MNGSFRIGHLFGIPIYLHWTFLIVVPLFAWIIGSQIALTTELLAETFGVEITMTAFVGGWIPYILGTAVAIGLFAGVLVHELAHSIVARSKGIKINSITLLIFGGVASMEEGTPDPKIELPMALAGPLTSFVIGLISLALTYGAAALVGTGQITPETGGIFIFFFGYLALLNLILFAFNLLPAFPMDGGRVLRAWLAKKMPLHQATRIAADVGRGFAVLFGIFGFLVFNPILIIIAFFIYIGANQEATMVRYNYLLRDISVGDVMSTPVQTVPPEMPVSEVMRLMYDTKHLGFPVVEHETLVGMITLGDIHAAPAIDREAMQVRDLMSRDVVTLPPTAQLTEAMQIMSKTGIGRIPVKKGGELVGIVTRTDVLTMLEIKEA; encoded by the coding sequence ATGAACGGATCCTTTCGAATCGGGCATTTATTCGGGATTCCCATCTATCTGCACTGGACATTTCTCATCGTCGTACCGTTGTTCGCATGGATCATCGGCAGCCAGATCGCCCTGACGACCGAACTCCTTGCAGAAACCTTCGGCGTCGAGATCACGATGACCGCATTTGTCGGCGGATGGATCCCCTATATCCTGGGTACGGCCGTCGCCATCGGTCTGTTTGCCGGGGTGCTCGTCCATGAGCTTGCGCACTCCATCGTGGCCAGATCGAAGGGGATCAAGATCAACTCCATTACCCTGCTCATCTTCGGCGGGGTGGCCTCGATGGAGGAAGGAACGCCCGATCCGAAGATTGAACTCCCGATGGCGCTCGCCGGACCCTTGACATCGTTCGTCATCGGACTCATCTCTCTGGCCCTTACCTATGGCGCCGCCGCCCTCGTCGGGACAGGACAGATCACCCCGGAGACCGGCGGGATCTTCATCTTCTTCTTCGGCTATCTGGCGCTGCTCAACCTGATCCTCTTTGCCTTCAACCTCCTCCCGGCGTTTCCGATGGACGGGGGGCGGGTGCTCAGGGCATGGCTTGCAAAGAAGATGCCCCTCCACCAGGCCACCCGCATCGCCGCCGATGTGGGGCGGGGTTTTGCGGTCCTGTTCGGTATTTTCGGGTTTCTCGTCTTCAACCCGATCCTGATCATCATCGCCTTCTTCATCTATATCGGGGCAAATCAGGAGGCGACGATGGTGCGCTATAATTACCTGCTCAGGGACATCTCGGTCGGGGACGTGATGTCCACGCCGGTGCAGACGGTGCCCCCGGAGATGCCGGTCTCCGAGGTGATGCGGCTAATGTATGATACCAAGCATCTCGGGTTTCCGGTGGTCGAGCACGAGACGCTCGTCGGGATGATCACCCTGGGGGATATCCATGCCGCACCGGCAATCGACCGGGAGGCGATGCAGGTGCGCGACCTGATGAGCCGCGATGTGGTGACCCTGCCGCCGACGGCCCAGCTCACCGAGGCGATGCAGATCATGTCAAAGACGGGGATCGGTCGGATCCCGGTGAAAAAGGGTGGAGAACTGGTCGGGATCGTGACCAGGACCGATGTGCTCACCATGCTCGAGATCAAAGAGGCGTGA
- a CDS encoding PRC-barrel domain-containing protein, whose product MKTQVTELFGMNVYTDKAIYVGDVDDVLLDIDGKKIESIAVGNLNPEIGDTKGHRGYLIPFRIIKEIGDIIIVRHISAAFRSKKEETRS is encoded by the coding sequence ATGAAAACCCAGGTCACCGAGCTCTTTGGAATGAACGTCTATACAGACAAGGCGATATATGTGGGGGACGTGGACGATGTCCTGCTCGATATCGACGGAAAGAAGATCGAGTCGATCGCCGTGGGAAACCTGAACCCTGAAATTGGCGATACAAAGGGCCACCGGGGCTATCTGATCCCCTTCAGGATCATCAAGGAGATCGGGGACATCATTATTGTCCGCCATATCTCGGCAGCCTTCAGGAGCAAAAAAGAGGAAACCCGCTCCTGA
- the ileS gene encoding isoleucine--tRNA ligase, which yields MKEVTSSYDARAIESRVQEHWREDDTYRRVRDLRRSGRQFFFVDGPPYTTGHIHLGTAWNKILKDAILRYRRMCGYNVIERAGYDMHGLPIEVQVEHQLGFTSKKDIEAYGIDRFIERCRDFALENMAVMSDQFRDLGIWLDFENPYQTLRKEYIEAAWWTLQQAETNGMLEQGHRVVNWCPRCETAIADSEVEYDDATDPSIFVKFPVKDADGEYLVIWTTTPWTLPANVAVAAHSEITYALVAARKDGAEERLWIAEPLVEEVLRKGRYQSYDVIRTVSGTDLAGTRYESPLKEDVPAQAEIEHRVVLADYVALENTGLVHTAPGHGWDDYLTGVKYDLPVLCPVDGTGRFTRKAGTFAGQYVKDPETNRAVMDALGSHLLHAGRITHRYGHCWRCKTPIIFRATEQWFIRASEMRDTLLNEVARVTWYPDWAGSARFHDWVKEARDWCISRQRYWGIPIPVWKCDTCENRQVIGTIAELEEASGQDVKDPHRPYVDGVTIPCSCGGTMHRVSDIFDVWFDSAVASWATLGFPGEKEAFERYWPADFITEGQDQTRGWFYSQLGASTVAFGKAPYKSVLMHGFALDADGRKMSKSLGNVVAPADVIERFGVDILRLYILSANAPWDDMKFNWDGVKTVNRSLNILWNVYRFPLPYMALDHFAPATTDGDRWDDTKVRALLSAMPDEDRWILSRINTLTAEIESDLESLSLHRITRSLISFVLEDLSRWYLQIVRPRMWLDEDAPEKTCAYETVYYVLRRLVGLLAPFTPHLTEEIYANLRCAGDPESVHMTDWPGADAALIDTALEAGMAVVQGFDDAAATARQDGKRKLRWPVGEIVVVTESEAVRDAVIRLNDLCRTRANARQVRVISGHWERIGWQAEAVMRVLGPRFGKEAPRVKAAIEESDGTALRNALAESGTASAGGYEITPEMATFHEEMPEGVFAAAMEDAVVYVDVNLSPDLEAEGYAREVIRRLQEMRRQADLQVEENIRAGIAIGDARIAALVGEQKDLIAGEVRAAALDIVDGDAPSGTWEVTAEWEVEGVQMMMGLSRSQT from the coding sequence GTGAAAGAAGTCACCAGCAGCTATGATGCACGGGCAATCGAGTCCCGCGTCCAGGAACACTGGCGCGAGGACGACACCTACCGGCGGGTCAGGGACCTGCGCCGGAGCGGGCGGCAGTTTTTCTTTGTAGACGGCCCCCCCTACACCACCGGACACATCCACCTCGGGACGGCGTGGAACAAGATTCTCAAGGACGCCATCCTGCGCTACCGCCGGATGTGCGGCTACAATGTCATCGAGCGGGCGGGCTACGATATGCACGGTCTGCCGATCGAGGTGCAGGTCGAGCACCAGCTCGGGTTCACCTCCAAAAAGGACATCGAGGCCTATGGCATCGACCGCTTCATCGAGCGCTGCCGGGACTTCGCCCTCGAGAACATGGCGGTGATGTCCGACCAGTTCAGGGATCTCGGCATCTGGCTCGACTTCGAGAACCCCTACCAGACCCTGAGAAAGGAGTATATCGAGGCGGCATGGTGGACGCTCCAGCAGGCGGAGACGAACGGCATGCTCGAGCAGGGGCACCGCGTCGTGAACTGGTGCCCCCGCTGCGAGACCGCTATCGCCGACTCTGAGGTGGAGTACGACGATGCCACCGATCCGTCGATCTTCGTGAAGTTCCCGGTGAAGGATGCCGACGGCGAGTACCTGGTCATCTGGACGACGACCCCCTGGACCCTCCCGGCCAATGTCGCCGTCGCCGCCCACTCGGAGATCACCTATGCGCTCGTCGCCGCCCGGAAGGACGGGGCGGAGGAGCGCCTCTGGATTGCAGAACCCCTCGTTGAGGAGGTGCTCAGGAAGGGGCGCTACCAGAGTTATGACGTGATCAGGACCGTGAGCGGCACCGACCTTGCCGGGACCAGATATGAGTCCCCCCTCAAAGAGGATGTCCCGGCGCAGGCGGAGATCGAGCACCGCGTCGTGCTCGCCGACTATGTGGCGCTGGAGAACACCGGTCTTGTCCACACCGCACCCGGGCATGGATGGGACGATTACCTCACCGGCGTGAAATACGACCTCCCGGTGCTCTGCCCGGTCGATGGCACCGGACGGTTTACCAGGAAGGCAGGCACCTTTGCCGGTCAGTATGTCAAGGACCCGGAGACGAACCGGGCGGTGATGGACGCCCTCGGCAGCCATCTCCTCCACGCCGGGCGGATCACCCACCGATACGGCCACTGCTGGCGGTGCAAGACGCCGATCATCTTCCGCGCCACTGAACAGTGGTTTATCAGGGCCTCGGAGATGCGCGACACCCTCCTGAACGAGGTGGCGCGGGTCACCTGGTACCCCGACTGGGCGGGCAGCGCCCGTTTCCACGACTGGGTCAAGGAGGCGCGGGACTGGTGCATCTCCCGCCAGCGCTACTGGGGCATCCCAATACCGGTCTGGAAATGCGACACCTGCGAGAACCGGCAGGTGATCGGCACCATCGCCGAACTCGAGGAGGCAAGCGGACAGGACGTGAAGGACCCGCACCGCCCCTACGTCGACGGCGTCACCATCCCCTGCTCCTGCGGCGGGACGATGCACCGGGTCTCAGACATCTTCGATGTCTGGTTCGACTCGGCCGTCGCCTCCTGGGCAACGCTCGGGTTCCCAGGCGAAAAAGAAGCGTTCGAGCGTTACTGGCCGGCGGATTTCATCACCGAGGGACAGGACCAGACCCGCGGCTGGTTCTACTCGCAGCTCGGCGCCTCGACGGTGGCATTCGGGAAGGCGCCATATAAATCGGTGTTGATGCACGGTTTCGCCCTCGATGCGGACGGCAGGAAGATGTCCAAGAGTCTCGGGAACGTCGTCGCTCCGGCCGACGTGATCGAGCGCTTCGGCGTCGACATCCTGCGCCTCTACATCCTCTCTGCAAACGCACCCTGGGACGACATGAAGTTCAACTGGGACGGCGTCAAGACCGTCAACCGGTCGCTGAACATCCTCTGGAACGTCTACCGCTTCCCCCTGCCCTATATGGCGCTGGACCATTTCGCACCAGCGACGACCGACGGGGACCGCTGGGACGATACAAAGGTGCGTGCGCTGCTCTCTGCGATGCCGGACGAGGACCGCTGGATCCTCTCCCGGATCAACACCCTCACCGCGGAGATCGAGAGCGACCTTGAGTCCCTCAGTCTCCACCGGATCACGCGTTCGCTCATCTCCTTTGTGCTTGAGGACCTCTCCCGCTGGTACCTCCAGATCGTCAGGCCGCGGATGTGGCTCGATGAGGACGCCCCTGAGAAGACGTGCGCCTATGAGACAGTCTACTATGTGCTCCGCAGACTTGTCGGGCTTCTCGCCCCCTTCACCCCGCACCTCACCGAGGAGATCTATGCAAACCTCAGGTGCGCGGGCGACCCGGAGAGCGTCCACATGACCGACTGGCCCGGTGCGGACGCCGCCCTCATCGACACCGCTCTGGAGGCGGGGATGGCGGTGGTGCAGGGCTTCGACGACGCCGCCGCAACCGCCCGGCAGGACGGGAAGCGCAAACTCCGCTGGCCGGTCGGCGAGATCGTGGTCGTGACCGAATCGGAGGCCGTGCGGGACGCCGTCATCAGGCTGAACGACCTCTGCCGGACACGGGCAAACGCCCGGCAGGTGCGGGTCATCTCCGGTCACTGGGAGCGGATCGGGTGGCAGGCCGAGGCCGTGATGCGGGTGCTCGGGCCGCGCTTTGGAAAGGAGGCGCCCCGCGTGAAGGCGGCGATCGAGGAGTCGGACGGCACCGCTCTCAGGAACGCCCTTGCAGAGTCCGGAACGGCGAGCGCCGGCGGTTATGAGATCACGCCAGAGATGGCCACCTTCCATGAAGAGATGCCCGAAGGGGTTTTTGCCGCCGCAATGGAGGATGCCGTCGTCTATGTGGACGTGAACCTGAGCCCTGACCTCGAGGCCGAGGGCTATGCCCGCGAGGTGATCCGGAGGCTGCAGGAGATGCGCCGTCAGGCCGACCTGCAGGTGGAGGAGAATATCAGGGCAGGCATCGCCATCGGCGACGCCCGTATCGCCGCCCTTGTCGGCGAGCAGAAGGACCTCATTGCAGGCGAAGTACGGGCGGCGGCGCTCGATATCGTCGATGGCGACGCTCCGAGCGGCACCTGGGAAGTGACGGCGGAGTGGGAGGTCGAGGGAGTCCAGATGATGATGGGGCTCTCACGTTCCCAGACGTGA
- a CDS encoding radical SAM protein → MRSDAVILDGYVDEPACFGVPPYISPYIRYCAGVLAEHGHRVRYTTIDAVRADPAILQTFSDAAVLLLIAGITVPGKYLGGTPASLTEISQIGMQVRGPLKVLGGPIGFGYSPAGGKKAIRAAAAGFDHLLHGSPAASLDSLLSGGEPAVRGDYVDIDRWSVLGAGVIAHHPLYPRVMIELETAQGCSRSVGGGCSFCTEPFYGAPRYRSLSGIAAEVEALHTAGARHFRLGRQPDLLAYGTGGSAEFPKPRPDLLQDLFTRIRKAAPDLLTLQIDNINPGTIARHQEESREALAAIVEGHTPGDVAAFGMETADPEVIRANNLKAQPEEVRRAIEIVNEVGGRRHDGIPHLLPGLNFVCGLAGETGETYEHNRRFLQGVLDAGLLVRRVNIRQLMPFEGTQAYEENTLGQHDAAFRRFKEWTRTHFDLPMLRKVFPAGTLLRDVGVEVGGRTSFGRQMGSYPILVGLPLDIPVGTPLDAVVVGHGMRSVTALPVPVRINTLPVSALRQIPGVGKKVLPRLIARRPFRGVAEFQALVGETPVEPYLTFD, encoded by the coding sequence ATGAGATCTGATGCGGTGATCCTGGACGGGTATGTGGACGAACCCGCCTGCTTCGGCGTCCCGCCCTATATCTCCCCCTATATCCGCTACTGTGCCGGGGTGCTCGCCGAGCACGGGCACCGGGTGCGCTACACCACCATCGACGCCGTGCGGGCGGACCCCGCCATCCTGCAGACCTTTTCCGATGCCGCCGTCCTGCTGCTGATCGCCGGGATCACCGTGCCGGGCAAGTACCTCGGCGGCACTCCGGCCAGCCTGACCGAGATATCGCAGATCGGCATGCAGGTCCGTGGCCCCCTGAAGGTGCTCGGCGGACCCATCGGCTTTGGATACTCGCCGGCAGGGGGAAAAAAGGCGATCCGGGCGGCGGCGGCCGGTTTCGATCATCTCCTGCACGGTTCTCCGGCAGCATCCCTCGACTCCCTCCTCTCCGGCGGGGAACCGGCAGTGCGGGGGGATTATGTGGATATCGACCGCTGGAGCGTGCTGGGTGCGGGGGTGATCGCCCATCACCCCCTCTACCCGCGGGTGATGATCGAACTCGAGACCGCACAGGGCTGTTCCCGTTCGGTCGGGGGCGGGTGTTCGTTCTGCACCGAACCCTTCTACGGGGCGCCGCGCTACCGCTCCCTCTCCGGGATCGCCGCTGAGGTGGAGGCGCTCCATACTGCCGGCGCCCGCCACTTCAGGCTTGGCCGCCAGCCCGACCTGCTGGCCTACGGCACCGGCGGCAGCGCCGAGTTCCCAAAACCCCGCCCCGACCTGCTCCAGGACCTCTTCACCCGCATCCGCAAAGCCGCCCCCGATCTCCTCACCCTCCAGATCGACAACATCAACCCGGGCACGATCGCCCGGCACCAGGAGGAGAGTCGGGAGGCGCTGGCGGCGATCGTGGAGGGGCATACCCCAGGCGACGTCGCCGCCTTCGGGATGGAGACCGCCGACCCGGAGGTGATCCGGGCAAACAACCTCAAGGCGCAGCCTGAAGAGGTCAGGCGGGCGATCGAGATCGTCAACGAGGTCGGGGGTCGGCGCCATGACGGCATCCCCCACCTCCTGCCCGGCTTGAACTTCGTCTGCGGGCTTGCCGGCGAGACCGGGGAGACCTATGAGCACAACCGCCGCTTTCTCCAGGGGGTGCTGGATGCCGGTCTGCTCGTCCGGCGGGTGAACATCAGGCAGCTGATGCCCTTTGAGGGGACGCAGGCATATGAGGAGAACACCCTCGGACAGCACGATGCCGCCTTCCGCCGCTTCAAGGAATGGACCCGCACCCATTTTGATCTGCCCATGCTCAGGAAGGTCTTCCCGGCCGGAACCCTCTTGCGGGACGTCGGGGTCGAGGTCGGCGGCAGAACGAGTTTTGGGCGGCAGATGGGTTCCTACCCCATCCTGGTCGGTCTCCCCCTCGATATACCGGTCGGCACACCCCTCGATGCCGTTGTCGTCGGTCACGGCATGCGCTCGGTCACCGCCCTGCCGGTGCCGGTGCGGATCAACACCCTCCCCGTCTCCGCCCTCCGGCAGATCCCGGGCGTCGGAAAGAAGGTGCTGCCGCGGCTGATCGCACGCCGCCCCTTCAGGGGGGTGGCAGAGTTTCAGGCACTGGTCGGCGAAACACCGGTGGAGCCCTATCTGACATTTGATTGA
- a CDS encoding TIGR00725 family protein, producing the protein MQIAVIGASSCSPEEYEAARTVGYLIAGNRETLVCGGLSGVMEGACRGAKEMDGTTLGIIPGTAGENPYVDVVVRTGMSHARNALVVGSADAVIAIGGGYGTLSEIGLALKMKKAVFGVGTWEIDGIFRCATPEEAVLMAVRASRLSRPSGSPPSPRESH; encoded by the coding sequence ATGCAGATCGCTGTCATCGGTGCATCGTCGTGCTCCCCGGAGGAATATGAGGCGGCCCGCACGGTCGGCTACCTGATCGCCGGAAACCGCGAAACCCTCGTCTGCGGCGGGCTGTCCGGGGTGATGGAGGGTGCATGCCGTGGGGCAAAGGAGATGGACGGGACGACGCTCGGGATCATCCCGGGCACCGCGGGTGAGAACCCCTATGTGGACGTCGTCGTCAGGACCGGGATGTCCCATGCGCGAAACGCCCTTGTCGTCGGTTCTGCCGATGCGGTGATCGCCATCGGCGGCGGTTACGGCACTCTCTCCGAGATCGGACTCGCCCTGAAGATGAAAAAAGCGGTGTTTGGTGTGGGCACATGGGAGATCGACGGGATCTTCCGCTGTGCCACGCCCGAGGAGGCGGTGCTTATGGCAGTACGCGCATCCCGCCTGTCTCGGCCGTCCGGTAGCCCCCCATCCCCTCGAGAATCTCACTGA
- a CDS encoding DHH family phosphoesterase, with protein MADAAPPGSPGKIKYLICGCGSTGYNVVEELYKETDSILILDKDEKRVEDLLDQKYDAVVRDLKDPDLFEDLPVPEVIFVLSNDRDANLAIVRAAEDTYPSAHLIARATDPMSKDMLEDAGADVVLYPQEVIAKTAVHRVRRLSAARIARKLYTLLGSWEGTLGIVTHTNPDPDSVSSAMALAAMARDASDGKLKARILYDGNIGHQENRAFVNLLDITMERITPEVLGECEHLAIVDSSAPGVNNALDRDARVNIIIDHHKNGTHDSTTSDFVDIRPGMGATASIMTQYLQELDIPVDTKVATALLYGIRADTRDFRRNTSPQDLNYAAFLLPLTDRDILDKIMSPAVSQETLDVIGNAIRGREVVSGYLFTNVGYLRNRDAVPQAADMLINLEGVNTALVYGITDTNIIFSARNRDIRIHIGKVLEEAFAGLGEAGGHANMAAASVPLTYFSMVKDKEDLLDLIIDPILKRIRRIVGLENEANHEV; from the coding sequence ATGGCCGATGCAGCTCCTCCCGGATCGCCCGGGAAGATAAAATACCTCATCTGTGGCTGCGGGAGCACGGGATATAACGTTGTAGAGGAACTCTACAAGGAAACCGACTCAATACTTATTCTCGATAAGGATGAAAAGCGGGTCGAAGACCTGCTTGATCAGAAATACGATGCAGTCGTCCGTGATCTGAAGGATCCGGACCTTTTCGAGGATCTGCCAGTTCCAGAAGTCATATTCGTCCTTTCAAACGATCGGGATGCAAATCTCGCCATTGTCAGGGCCGCCGAGGACACCTATCCCTCCGCCCACCTGATCGCGCGGGCGACGGATCCGATGAGCAAGGACATGCTCGAAGATGCCGGTGCCGACGTCGTTCTCTATCCACAGGAGGTCATTGCAAAAACCGCCGTGCATCGTGTCCGCCGTCTCTCGGCGGCACGCATTGCACGCAAACTCTACACCCTCCTCGGTTCATGGGAGGGGACGCTGGGGATCGTGACCCATACCAATCCCGACCCGGACTCGGTCTCGAGCGCCATGGCGCTGGCGGCGATGGCGCGGGATGCGAGCGACGGAAAACTGAAGGCGCGCATCCTCTATGACGGCAATATCGGTCACCAGGAGAACCGGGCCTTTGTCAACCTCCTTGACATCACCATGGAGCGGATCACGCCCGAGGTCCTCGGCGAATGCGAACATCTCGCCATTGTCGATTCATCGGCGCCGGGCGTGAACAATGCCCTTGACCGCGATGCCCGCGTGAACATCATCATCGATCACCACAAGAACGGCACCCACGACTCCACCACCTCCGATTTTGTCGATATCAGGCCTGGAATGGGGGCGACCGCCTCCATCATGACGCAGTACCTCCAGGAACTCGATATCCCGGTGGACACCAAGGTGGCGACCGCCCTCCTCTACGGCATCCGGGCGGACACGCGGGACTTCAGGCGGAACACCTCGCCGCAGGACCTGAACTATGCCGCCTTTCTGCTTCCGCTCACCGACAGGGATATCCTGGACAAGATCATGTCTCCGGCCGTCTCGCAGGAGACCCTCGATGTGATCGGGAACGCCATCCGGGGGCGGGAGGTCGTCTCCGGCTACCTCTTCACGAATGTCGGCTACCTGCGCAACCGCGACGCCGTGCCGCAGGCGGCGGACATGCTGATCAACCTCGAAGGGGTGAACACGGCCCTCGTCTACGGCATCACCGACACGAATATCATCTTCTCCGCCCGCAACCGGGATATCAGGATTCACATCGGCAAGGTGCTCGAGGAGGCCTTCGCCGGTCTCGGCGAGGCGGGCGGGCATGCAAATATGGCCGCCGCATCAGTGCCGCTCACCTACTTCTCGATGGTCAAGGACAAGGAGGACCTCCTCGACCTGATCATCGACCCCATCCTCAAGCGCATCCGGCGGATCGTGGGGCTCGAGAACGAGGCAAACCATGAGGTTTGA
- a CDS encoding tRNA(His) guanylyltransferase Thg1 family protein, translating to MESHEIFSALAIYPPVILRLDGRAFHRLTARCEKPFDTRFHAAMLGTCRRLLTGSGLNPVCAYTFSDEISLYCPVLPFGGRVEKLDSVGASYAASAFTLEYGVTEPLAFDARVIPVTPDYAVEYLAMRQREAWRNHINAYCQAALVSEGSTPRDAAVRLRGMGAAGMHDLMFARGVNLAETPAWQRRGTLLFHGRYQKEGFNPKSGERVTVERRTVIADEDLPLFSAPEGREYLLSRLGT from the coding sequence ATGGAGAGTCATGAGATCTTCTCGGCGCTTGCCATCTATCCCCCCGTCATTCTCCGTCTTGACGGACGGGCATTTCACCGCCTGACAGCCAGGTGTGAAAAACCCTTCGATACCCGTTTTCACGCTGCCATGCTCGGGACATGCCGCCGCCTGCTCACAGGGAGCGGCCTGAACCCGGTGTGTGCCTATACCTTCTCCGATGAGATCAGCCTCTACTGCCCGGTCCTCCCCTTCGGCGGACGGGTAGAGAAACTCGATTCTGTCGGCGCCTCCTATGCGGCGAGTGCGTTCACCCTCGAGTATGGCGTCACCGAACCGCTTGCCTTCGATGCACGGGTGATCCCGGTGACGCCGGACTACGCCGTTGAATATCTGGCCATGCGGCAGAGGGAGGCATGGCGCAACCATATCAACGCCTACTGCCAGGCGGCGCTCGTCTCCGAGGGGTCCACGCCCCGTGATGCCGCTGTCCGTCTGCGCGGGATGGGGGCGGCAGGGATGCATGACCTGATGTTCGCGCGGGGGGTCAACCTGGCCGAGACGCCGGCATGGCAGCGGCGGGGCACGCTCCTCTTCCATGGACGCTATCAAAAAGAGGGGTTCAATCCGAAGAGCGGTGAACGGGTGACGGTCGAACGGCGGACCGTCATCGCCGACGAAGACCTGCCGCTCTTCTCCGCCCCTGAGGGGAGGGAGTATCTCCTCTCACGTCTGGGAACGTGA